The following are encoded in a window of Staphylococcus piscifermentans genomic DNA:
- a CDS encoding TrmH family RNA methyltransferase: MEQITSAQNAKIKQANKLKKKKERDKTGLILVEGTHLIDEAIKSGLTIQQLFVVEPERFAPELVEAAEEQYQINFKVAEVLSGTVTPQGIFAVIEKPDVSKQAEASQQVLLLDRIQDPGNLGTLIRTADAAALDLIVMSPGSADPFQDKVLRASQGSVFHLPIISNDIKEFVEHFDGPVYGTALEDAINFNDTAAQEKFALLLGNEGQGVDPELLEYTTERLTIPMYGKAESLNVAIAGSILIYKLKG, encoded by the coding sequence ATGGAGCAGATTACGTCGGCGCAAAATGCGAAGATTAAGCAAGCGAATAAATTGAAGAAGAAGAAGGAACGCGATAAAACGGGTTTGATTCTAGTGGAAGGGACACATTTGATTGATGAAGCGATCAAGAGTGGTTTAACGATTCAACAGTTGTTTGTGGTAGAACCAGAACGGTTTGCGCCTGAGTTGGTGGAAGCGGCTGAGGAACAGTATCAAATTAATTTCAAAGTTGCGGAAGTGTTGTCTGGAACGGTGACACCTCAAGGTATCTTTGCGGTAATTGAAAAGCCGGATGTTTCGAAGCAAGCGGAGGCTTCACAGCAAGTGCTGTTACTGGATCGCATTCAAGATCCTGGAAATTTAGGTACATTGATCAGAACGGCTGATGCTGCAGCGTTGGATTTAATCGTGATGTCACCTGGTTCAGCGGATCCTTTCCAAGATAAAGTGTTACGCGCAAGCCAAGGTAGTGTGTTCCATTTACCTATCATTTCCAATGATATTAAAGAATTTGTAGAACATTTCGACGGTCCGGTTTACGGAACTGCATTAGAAGATGCTATCAACTTTAATGACACTGCTGCACAAGAAAAGTTTGCTTTGTTGCTAGGCAATGAAGGGCAAGGTGTCGATCCGGAGTTGTTGGAATATACGACCGAGCGCTTAACGATTCCGATGTACGGCAAAGCTGAAAGTTTGAATGTCGCGATAGCTGGCAGTATTTTAATTTATAAATTAAAAGGTTGA
- the zapA gene encoding cell division protein ZapA codes for MGEFKNRINVTINNKNYTIVGEDNPEHIRYVAHLVDEKIQDLGRKSAGLDTTRKAVLTAVNIMHEKVLLEEENRRLTHELNRLKNQEH; via the coding sequence ATGGGCGAATTTAAAAATAGAATCAACGTAACGATCAATAATAAAAATTATACGATAGTGGGCGAAGATAATCCTGAGCATATTCGTTATGTCGCACATTTAGTCGATGAAAAAATTCAAGATCTCGGGCGTAAAAGTGCCGGATTGGATACTACACGCAAAGCAGTATTGACTGCTGTGAATATTATGCATGAAAAAGTATTATTGGAAGAAGAAAATCGTCGTTTGACACATGAATTGAATCGCTTAAAAAATCAAGAACATTAG
- the rnhC gene encoding ribonuclease HIII, producing the protein MANAVFKLTETEIKHLMEKTKFSTDSLPPGMRARTKYQGTTINIYNSGKVMFQGNQAETAAQQLLGNKDASVSGKASAKKTTATKQSYPFNQANCIGSDEAGSGDYFGPLTVCAAYVSKKNAEILKTLGVDDSKKLTDAKIVEIAEQIITFIPHSLLTMNNVKYNEQQRKGWSQVKMKAVLHNQAIQNVVNKIDQNNEPLDYIVIDQFAVRGVYQNYALSPLPHPDKTHFETKGESKSIAIAAASIISRYAFVKHMDHIGRELHTTVPKGASNKVDLFAAKLIEQYGIAKLDAISKAHFKNRDKALALYEKKH; encoded by the coding sequence ATGGCAAATGCCGTATTTAAATTAACCGAAACAGAAATAAAGCACTTAATGGAGAAAACAAAGTTCTCAACAGATAGTTTACCGCCTGGGATGCGTGCACGCACGAAGTATCAAGGCACAACTATCAATATTTATAATTCCGGCAAGGTGATGTTTCAAGGCAACCAAGCCGAAACCGCAGCCCAACAATTGCTAGGCAACAAGGATGCAAGTGTTTCCGGCAAAGCATCCGCTAAAAAAACTACTGCGACTAAGCAGAGTTATCCTTTTAATCAAGCGAATTGTATTGGCAGCGATGAGGCTGGAAGTGGTGATTACTTCGGTCCGTTAACCGTTTGTGCCGCTTACGTGTCTAAGAAAAATGCTGAAATTTTAAAAACATTAGGTGTAGATGATTCTAAAAAGTTAACTGATGCAAAGATTGTGGAAATTGCTGAACAAATCATTACCTTTATTCCACACTCTCTGTTGACGATGAACAACGTTAAATATAACGAACAGCAACGTAAGGGCTGGTCGCAAGTGAAAATGAAAGCCGTCCTGCATAATCAAGCGATTCAAAATGTCGTCAATAAAATTGACCAGAATAACGAACCGTTAGATTATATCGTTATCGACCAATTTGCAGTACGAGGCGTCTACCAAAATTATGCGCTTTCCCCGCTTCCTCACCCTGACAAAACGCACTTTGAAACCAAAGGCGAGTCTAAATCTATTGCTATTGCAGCAGCAAGTATTATTTCACGTTACGCCTTTGTTAAACACATGGATCATATTGGACGTGAATTGCATACCACTGTTCCAAAAGGTGCCAGTAATAAAGTAGATTTATTTGCCGCAAAGCTGATTGAACAATACGGCATCGCAAAATTAGATGCGATTTCGAAAGCGCATTTTAAAAATCGTGATAAAGCATTAGCTTTATATGAGAAAAAGCATTAA
- a CDS encoding endonuclease MutS2, producing the protein MRQKTLDVLDFEKIKASVEKEAVSDLGKAKATQMTPASDYDTVVYQMNETDELSQIYNKHRLPSLSGLTEVKPLIHRAKIGSILNVRELNQIKRLIQVQNQYKTFYSQLLEEEEAINYPILDERMAQLPILSDLYQEIHQKCDNFDLFDDASYELQSIRSRIHSTSNRIKQNLDRVVKSQSNQKKLSDAIITVRNDRHVIPVKAEYRQDFNGIVHDQSSSGQTLYIEPSAVVEMNNKISRLRNDEKVEVERILSALSAEVAAEADACLIAESVMGQIDFLTAKARYGQSIKGTKPEFTQERNVYLPKAFHPLLDRETVVANTIEFAEDIQTVIITGPNTGGKTVTLKTLGLIIVMAQSGLLIPALDGSKLNVFDNVYCDIGDEQSIEQSLSTFSSHMKNIVEILKHADHNSLILFDELGAGTDPSEGAALAMSILDHVQQLGALVMATTHYPELKAYSYNREGVMNASVEFDVNTLSPTYKLLMGVPGRSNAFEISSKLGLSGNIIREAKSLIGQDEQEINNMIASLEKNAKKVETQRIELDQLLREAKQVHGDLNKKYEQYQNYEKQLMDDAKVKANQRVKAATKEADDIIQDLRQMRDEKDAEVKEHELIEKRKHLDEQYEGTDIKQNVKKQKWDEIKAGDEVKVLTYGQKGEVLEILDDDEAVVQMGIIKMKLPIADLEKKKKTQEKPAKTISRTNRSSVKMELDLRGYRYEEAITALDQYLDQAMLSNYENVYIIHGKGTGALQKAVQQHLKKHKNVASFRTGMPSEGGFGVTVAELK; encoded by the coding sequence ATGAGACAGAAAACCTTAGATGTGCTTGATTTTGAGAAAATCAAAGCAAGCGTTGAAAAAGAAGCAGTCAGTGATTTAGGAAAAGCTAAAGCAACCCAAATGACGCCTGCATCTGATTATGATACTGTCGTTTATCAAATGAATGAGACAGATGAACTTTCCCAAATCTATAACAAGCATCGTTTGCCGAGTTTAAGCGGATTGACAGAAGTCAAACCGCTGATTCATCGTGCGAAAATCGGCAGTATCTTAAATGTGAGAGAACTGAATCAAATTAAACGTTTAATTCAAGTTCAGAATCAATACAAAACTTTTTACAGTCAATTATTAGAAGAAGAGGAAGCCATCAATTATCCTATTTTAGATGAAAGAATGGCGCAATTGCCGATACTCTCAGATTTATATCAAGAGATTCATCAGAAATGCGATAACTTTGATTTATTTGATGATGCCAGTTATGAATTGCAAAGTATCAGAAGTCGCATTCACAGTACTTCAAATCGTATTAAACAGAATTTAGACAGAGTCGTTAAGAGTCAATCGAATCAGAAGAAATTATCTGATGCGATTATCACGGTCAGAAACGACCGTCATGTTATCCCTGTCAAAGCAGAATACCGCCAAGACTTTAATGGTATCGTGCATGACCAATCTTCTTCAGGACAAACTTTATATATCGAACCATCAGCAGTCGTGGAAATGAATAACAAAATCAGCCGTTTGCGTAATGATGAAAAGGTAGAAGTAGAACGTATTCTGAGTGCACTTTCTGCTGAAGTAGCTGCTGAAGCGGATGCATGTTTAATTGCCGAATCAGTGATGGGTCAAATTGACTTCTTAACAGCGAAAGCACGTTACGGCCAATCTATTAAAGGAACGAAACCTGAATTTACACAAGAACGCAATGTTTATCTGCCTAAAGCGTTTCATCCATTATTAGACCGTGAAACAGTAGTAGCGAATACAATTGAATTTGCAGAAGATATTCAAACAGTAATTATCACTGGGCCTAATACAGGTGGTAAAACCGTAACCTTGAAAACACTGGGCTTGATTATTGTGATGGCACAATCAGGTCTGTTGATTCCTGCTTTAGACGGCAGTAAATTAAACGTCTTCGATAACGTATATTGTGATATCGGAGATGAACAATCTATCGAACAATCACTTTCTACTTTCTCTTCTCATATGAAGAATATTGTAGAGATATTGAAACACGCAGACCATAACAGCCTGATTCTATTTGATGAATTAGGAGCAGGAACAGACCCGAGTGAAGGGGCTGCGCTTGCGATGAGCATTCTAGATCACGTGCAACAATTAGGTGCCTTAGTGATGGCAACTACCCACTACCCGGAATTAAAAGCCTATAGTTACAACCGTGAAGGCGTCATGAACGCCAGCGTGGAATTCGACGTCAACACGTTAAGCCCGACTTATAAATTATTGATGGGTGTGCCCGGTCGTTCCAATGCCTTTGAAATTTCCAGCAAACTAGGCCTGAGTGGCAACATTATCCGCGAAGCGAAATCCTTAATCGGTCAAGATGAACAAGAAATCAACAATATGATTGCTTCTTTAGAAAAGAATGCTAAGAAAGTAGAAACGCAACGTATTGAGCTCGACCAGTTATTAAGAGAAGCTAAACAAGTACATGGCGATTTAAATAAAAAATACGAGCAATATCAAAATTACGAGAAACAACTCATGGACGATGCCAAAGTCAAAGCGAATCAGCGTGTGAAAGCTGCGACGAAAGAAGCGGATGACATTATCCAAGATTTGCGTCAGATGCGCGATGAAAAAGATGCAGAAGTCAAAGAGCATGAACTGATTGAGAAACGTAAACACTTAGATGAGCAATATGAAGGCACAGATATCAAACAAAATGTTAAGAAACAAAAATGGGATGAAATCAAAGCCGGAGACGAAGTCAAAGTCTTGACTTACGGACAAAAAGGCGAAGTGCTTGAAATTTTGGATGATGATGAAGCGGTTGTCCAAATGGGTATCATTAAAATGAAGTTACCGATTGCAGATTTAGAGAAGAAAAAGAAAACTCAAGAGAAACCTGCCAAGACGATTTCACGTACCAACCGTTCCAGCGTGAAAATGGAGCTGGATTTGAGAGGATATCGTTATGAAGAGGCAATCACAGCACTCGACCAATATCTCGACCAAGCAATGCTCAGCAACTACGAAAACGTTTATATCATTCACGGAAAGGGAACAGGTGCATTGCAAAAGGCAGTACAGCAACATTTGAAAAAGCATAAAAACGTAGCTTCATTCCGCACAGGTATGCCGAGCGAAGGCGGATTCGGTGTAACAGTTGCCGAATTGAAGTAA
- the rpmF gene encoding 50S ribosomal protein L32 — MAVPKRRTSKTRKNKRRTHFKLSVPGMTECPNCGEYKLSHRVCKNCGSYNGEEVVSK, encoded by the coding sequence ATGGCAGTACCAAAAAGAAGAACATCTAAAACTAGAAAAAATAAACGTCGTACGCACTTCAAATTATCAGTGCCAGGTATGACTGAATGCCCTAACTGCGGTGAATACAAATTATCTCACCGTGTATGTAAAAACTGTGGTTCTTACAATGGCGAAGAAGTCGTTTCAAAATAA
- the pheS gene encoding phenylalanine--tRNA ligase subunit alpha, which produces MIQTEEMNQLKAEALADVAQASDEKALQDVKVKYLGKKGSVSGLMKQMKDLSNEEKPKFGQAVNEIRQAIEGAIADRKKVLEQERLNKQLEEETIDVTLPSRQIKLGAAHPLTRTIQEIEDLFLGLGFEIVNGYEVEQDYYNFEALNLPKSHPARDMQDTFYITEETLMRTHTSPVQARTLEQRNGQGPVKIICPGKVYRRDSDDATHSHQFTQIEGLVVAENITMSDLKGTLELLAKKLFGEDREIRLRPSYFPFTEPSVEVDVSCFKCGGKGCNVCKGSGWIEILGAGMVHPNVLEMAGFDSSKYTGFAFGMGPDRIAMLKYGIEDIRYFYTNDVRFLNQFKAVEDRGEA; this is translated from the coding sequence ATGATCCAAACTGAAGAAATGAATCAGTTGAAAGCTGAGGCGCTTGCTGACGTGGCTCAGGCATCTGATGAGAAAGCGTTGCAAGACGTTAAAGTAAAGTATTTAGGGAAAAAAGGTTCTGTTTCAGGACTGATGAAACAAATGAAAGATTTATCAAATGAAGAAAAGCCGAAATTCGGCCAAGCTGTTAATGAGATCAGACAAGCGATTGAAGGTGCGATTGCTGACCGCAAAAAAGTATTAGAACAAGAACGTTTGAACAAACAGCTTGAAGAAGAAACAATTGATGTGACATTACCAAGCCGCCAAATCAAACTAGGCGCAGCACATCCGTTGACGCGTACAATCCAAGAAATCGAAGACTTATTCTTAGGATTAGGTTTCGAAATCGTGAATGGTTATGAAGTAGAACAAGACTACTATAACTTCGAAGCGTTAAATTTACCGAAATCTCACCCAGCGCGTGATATGCAAGATACTTTCTACATTACAGAAGAAACGTTAATGCGTACGCATACTTCACCAGTACAAGCGAGAACTTTAGAACAACGCAATGGGCAAGGGCCTGTTAAAATTATTTGTCCTGGTAAAGTATATCGTCGTGACTCAGATGATGCGACACACAGTCACCAATTTACACAAATTGAAGGCTTAGTCGTTGCTGAAAACATCACAATGAGCGACTTGAAAGGGACATTAGAATTATTAGCGAAAAAACTATTCGGCGAAGACCGCGAAATCCGCTTACGTCCAAGCTACTTTCCATTCACAGAGCCGTCAGTTGAAGTCGATGTATCATGTTTCAAATGCGGCGGTAAAGGTTGCAACGTCTGCAAAGGTTCAGGTTGGATTGAAATCTTAGGCGCCGGTATGGTGCATCCGAACGTTTTAGAAATGGCAGGTTTTGACTCATCCAAATACACAGGATTCGCCTTCGGTATGGGACCTGACCGCATTGCAATGTTGAAATACGGTATTGAAGATATCCGTTACTTCTACACTAATGACGTTCGTTTCCTAAACCAATTCAAAGCTGTTGAAGATAGAGGTGAAGCATAA
- the pheT gene encoding phenylalanine--tRNA ligase subunit beta encodes MLVSKEWLESLVAVNEPINDLAERITRTGIEVDDIIDYTAEIKKLVVGYVESKNPHPNADKLNICQVNIGEAEPVQIVCGAPNVDAGQYVIVATVGGRLPGGIKIKRAKLRGERSEGMICSLQEIGLSSNVVPKAYEDGIYNFPTAVEPGANALEALYLNDQVMEFDLTPNRADALSMVGTAYETSALYGAPLTLPETQPDTTDLTTEKEISVKVENPEKVPYYSARVVKNVQIAPSPMWMQARLMKAGIRPINNVVDISNYVLLEYGQPLHMFDQDHIGSQEIVVRQAEAGEKMTTLDDTERELKDSDIVITNGKTPIALGGVMGGDFSEVTEQTHNVVVEGAIFDPVSIRHTSRRLNLRSESSSRFEKGIATEFVDQAVDRACYLLEHYANGEVSEGRAAAGDLGEFITPVEITVDKINGTIGSEMSVEDIVQSFEQLGFKTKNHDGNLTVHVPSRRKDIKIKEDLIEEVARIYGYDEIPSTLPVFEDVTSGQLTDRQAKTRIVKRTIEGAGLSEAITYSLISKARGKEFSVSDRPNIELLMPMSEAHAVLRQSLLPHLIDAAAYNVARKNDNVFLYEIGRVFFANGEGELPDEVEYLSGIMTGEYSGNTWQGKKENADFYLAKGVIDAVAEKLALNFEYEAAQMDGLHPGRTANVLLNGEVIGFIGELHPQLAADNDLKQRTYVFELNYDKIMNVSVGYINYEAIPKYPGVTRDIALEVDTDVSAAELIHTIKEHGHNILQDAQVFDVYEGEHMEAGKKSVAIRIAYLDRENTLTDEQVSAVHDEIVAALTAQGAVIR; translated from the coding sequence ATGTTAGTATCAAAAGAATGGTTAGAATCCTTAGTTGCTGTCAATGAGCCGATTAACGATTTAGCAGAACGCATTACACGTACAGGAATCGAAGTCGACGATATCATTGATTACACAGCAGAAATCAAGAAACTCGTAGTCGGTTATGTGGAAAGTAAAAATCCGCATCCGAACGCAGATAAATTAAATATTTGCCAAGTGAATATCGGAGAAGCAGAGCCCGTTCAAATCGTCTGCGGCGCACCAAACGTAGATGCTGGACAATACGTTATCGTGGCCACAGTCGGCGGTCGTCTGCCAGGCGGAATTAAAATCAAACGTGCGAAATTACGCGGCGAACGTTCAGAAGGCATGATCTGTTCATTACAAGAAATCGGCCTCTCAAGCAACGTTGTGCCTAAAGCCTACGAAGACGGCATTTATAACTTCCCGACAGCAGTAGAACCAGGAGCCAACGCATTGGAAGCCTTATACCTAAACGACCAAGTGATGGAATTCGACTTGACACCGAACCGTGCCGACGCCTTGAGCATGGTAGGGACTGCCTACGAAACCTCAGCACTTTATGGCGCACCACTGACATTGCCAGAGACACAGCCAGATACAACAGACCTTACTACGGAAAAAGAAATCTCTGTGAAAGTGGAAAATCCTGAAAAAGTACCTTATTACAGCGCACGCGTCGTGAAAAATGTGCAGATTGCACCATCACCAATGTGGATGCAAGCACGTTTAATGAAAGCGGGCATTCGTCCGATTAATAATGTAGTCGATATTTCTAACTATGTATTATTAGAATACGGTCAACCTTTGCACATGTTCGACCAAGACCACATCGGCTCACAAGAAATTGTAGTACGCCAAGCTGAAGCAGGCGAAAAAATGACAACACTTGATGATACAGAACGTGAATTAAAAGATTCTGATATCGTTATTACTAATGGTAAAACCCCAATCGCGCTTGGCGGTGTTATGGGCGGCGATTTCTCAGAAGTGACTGAACAAACGCACAATGTAGTCGTAGAGGGTGCTATTTTCGACCCAGTCAGCATTCGTCATACATCACGTCGTTTGAACTTGCGCAGTGAATCTTCTAGTCGTTTTGAAAAAGGTATTGCCACTGAATTCGTAGATCAAGCAGTAGACCGCGCTTGCTATTTATTAGAACACTACGCCAATGGTGAAGTTTCAGAAGGTCGCGCAGCAGCGGGAGACTTAGGCGAATTTATCACACCTGTGGAAATTACAGTAGATAAAATTAACGGCACAATCGGTTCTGAAATGTCCGTTGAAGATATCGTGCAATCATTTGAACAATTAGGTTTCAAAACAAAAAATCATGACGGCAACTTAACTGTGCATGTCCCTTCACGTCGTAAAGATATTAAAATTAAAGAAGACTTGATTGAAGAAGTGGCACGTATTTATGGTTATGATGAAATTCCGTCTACCTTACCTGTATTTGAAGATGTAACAAGTGGCCAATTAACGGATCGCCAAGCTAAGACACGTATTGTTAAACGTACTATCGAAGGCGCAGGCTTAAGCGAAGCGATTACGTATTCCTTGATTTCCAAAGCACGTGGCAAAGAATTTTCAGTGAGCGACCGTCCAAACATTGAATTATTGATGCCGATGAGTGAAGCACATGCTGTTTTACGTCAAAGTTTACTGCCGCACTTGATTGATGCAGCTGCTTATAATGTGGCACGTAAAAATGACAATGTCTTCTTATACGAAATCGGACGTGTCTTCTTTGCGAATGGCGAAGGAGAATTACCTGATGAAGTAGAATATTTAAGTGGTATCATGACAGGTGAATACAGCGGCAACACTTGGCAAGGTAAGAAAGAAAATGCAGACTTCTATCTTGCAAAAGGTGTGATTGACGCGGTAGCTGAAAAATTAGCGTTAAACTTTGAATATGAAGCTGCTCAAATGGACGGTTTACATCCAGGCCGTACAGCAAATGTCTTGTTAAATGGAGAGGTTATCGGATTTATTGGTGAACTGCATCCGCAATTGGCTGCAGATAATGACTTGAAGCAACGTACGTATGTATTTGAATTGAATTACGATAAAATCATGAATGTTTCAGTGGGTTATATTAACTACGAAGCGATTCCGAAATATCCAGGTGTAACACGTGATATCGCATTAGAAGTAGATACAGACGTGTCTGCTGCAGAATTAATCCATACTATTAAAGAACATGGACACAATATCTTGCAAGATGCACAAGTATTTGACGTCTATGAAGGTGAACATATGGAAGCAGGCAAGAAATCAGTTGCCATCCGTATTGCTTATCTAGATAGAGAAAATACTTTAACAGATGAACAAGTGTCCGCTGTACATGATGAAATTGTAGCAGCCTTAACTGCACAAGGCGCTGTAATCAGATAA
- the polX gene encoding DNA polymerase/3'-5' exonuclease PolX, with translation MTKKDVVGLLEKIATYMELNGENTFKVSAYRKAAQSLETDERTLDEIDDVTDLKGIGKGVGEVINEYLATGQSETLEALEKEVPAGLVPLLKIQGLGSKKIAKLYKELGITNKEALQEACEKNQVSALSGFGKKTEENILAGVKALSERKTHFPINLLIKLNNEIEAYLTTVEGIDKFHVAGSFRRVKEMSKDLDYIISSTDPEKVQKALIDIPHKVKDVAVGLTKVSVEVEFDDEIIEIDFRIIEPAAYYHTLQHFTGSKDHNIRIRQLAKERDEKVSEYGIEQADGTLLQFDSEAAIYEHFGRPWIAPPMRVDGSEFDRDLSDIITLDDIKGDVHMHTTMSDGAFSLREMVEANIAKGYEYMVVTDHSRSLKVAHGLDIDRLLRQNAEIKKLNAEYDEIDIYSGTEMDILADGTLDYPDEILAQLDYVIASIHQSFGQTEEEIMHRLESACRNPYVRHIAHPTGRVIGRRPGYKVNLPRLFDLARETGTILEINANPQRLDLSAEVLRPVHDIMVTINTDAHHIDNLELMKYGVATAQKAFINKDRILNTMSRADFKSFIENNKKLQK, from the coding sequence ATAACTAAGAAAGATGTTGTCGGTTTACTAGAGAAAATCGCAACTTACATGGAACTTAATGGTGAAAATACCTTTAAAGTTTCTGCCTATCGTAAAGCAGCGCAAAGTTTAGAAACAGATGAGCGTACCTTGGATGAAATTGATGATGTGACGGATTTAAAGGGTATCGGTAAAGGTGTCGGGGAAGTTATTAATGAATATTTAGCGACTGGTCAGTCTGAAACTTTAGAAGCCCTAGAAAAAGAAGTGCCTGCAGGATTAGTGCCCTTATTAAAAATTCAAGGTTTAGGCAGTAAAAAAATTGCCAAGCTGTATAAAGAACTCGGAATCACTAACAAAGAAGCATTACAAGAAGCTTGTGAAAAGAATCAAGTGAGTGCTTTAAGTGGTTTCGGCAAAAAGACAGAAGAGAATATTTTGGCAGGCGTTAAAGCGCTGAGTGAACGCAAAACACATTTTCCGATTAATCTTCTTATCAAACTCAATAATGAAATTGAAGCTTATTTGACGACGGTAGAAGGCATTGATAAATTTCATGTCGCAGGCAGTTTCCGTCGTGTTAAAGAAATGAGCAAAGATTTAGATTATATTATCAGTTCAACTGATCCTGAAAAGGTGCAAAAAGCACTGATTGATATTCCTCATAAAGTGAAAGATGTCGCAGTCGGGTTGACTAAAGTATCCGTCGAAGTAGAATTTGACGATGAAATTATTGAAATCGACTTCAGGATTATTGAGCCAGCAGCTTATTATCATACGTTGCAACATTTTACAGGTTCCAAAGATCACAATATTCGTATTCGTCAACTGGCCAAAGAACGTGACGAAAAGGTCAGTGAATATGGAATTGAACAAGCGGACGGCACTTTATTGCAATTTGACAGTGAAGCTGCTATTTATGAACATTTCGGCAGACCGTGGATTGCACCGCCTATGCGTGTAGATGGCTCAGAGTTTGATCGTGATTTATCTGACATCATTACGTTAGACGATATTAAAGGTGATGTGCATATGCATACCACAATGAGTGACGGGGCTTTCAGTTTAAGAGAAATGGTTGAAGCTAACATCGCTAAAGGTTATGAATATATGGTGGTAACAGACCATTCACGCAGTTTGAAAGTAGCGCATGGACTAGATATCGACCGTTTATTACGTCAAAATGCCGAAATTAAAAAGTTGAATGCAGAATATGATGAAATAGATATTTACTCTGGTACTGAAATGGATATTTTAGCAGACGGTACACTGGATTATCCAGACGAGATATTAGCACAGTTAGATTATGTCATTGCTTCTATCCATCAAAGTTTCGGCCAAACAGAAGAGGAAATCATGCACCGCTTAGAGTCGGCATGCCGCAATCCTTACGTACGGCATATTGCACATCCGACAGGGCGCGTTATCGGACGTCGACCAGGTTATAAAGTTAATCTGCCACGCTTATTTGACTTGGCGCGTGAAACAGGTACGATTTTAGAAATCAATGCTAACCCGCAACGTTTGGATTTAAGTGCAGAGGTGTTAAGACCCGTGCATGATATCATGGTAACGATTAATACAGATGCACATCATATTGATAATCTGGAATTGATGAAATATGGTGTGGCTACTGCTCAGAAAGCCTTTATCAATAAAGACAGAATCTTAAATACGATGAGTCGTGCAGACTTTAAATCGTTTATTGAAAATAATAAAAAACTACAGAAATAG
- the trxA gene encoding thioredoxin produces the protein MALVKVTDSNFDEKVQDGVKLVDFWATWCGPCKMIAPVLEELAQDFEGKADVLKLDVDENPNTAAKFEVMSIPTLIVFKDGQPVDKVVGFQPKENLAEVLNKHL, from the coding sequence ATGGCATTAGTAAAAGTAACTGACTCAAACTTTGATGAAAAAGTTCAAGACGGTGTTAAATTAGTAGATTTCTGGGCAACTTGGTGCGGACCATGTAAAATGATTGCTCCAGTATTAGAAGAATTAGCACAAGATTTTGAAGGTAAAGCTGACGTCTTAAAATTAGATGTAGACGAAAACCCTAACACTGCTGCTAAATTCGAAGTAATGAGTATTCCAACTCTTATCGTTTTCAAAGATGGACAACCTGTAGATAAAGTAGTCGGTTTCCAACCAAAAGAAAACTTAGCAGAAGTTTTAAACAAACACCTATAA
- a CDS encoding CvpA family protein has protein sequence MILNFIIFFVFLIIAAMGFRRGIWLSTLHFLATLASLFIAASFYHPIAERLELFLPFPKTQAALTHYYIEYSHIHLRFEAIAAFIFIFIISKFILYLILTVFDKMTYINNMTLFSRIAGVILSFVSSTAVLLPVLYMCSLYPSVWIQSQFAHSIIAQLILFHTPYLSTLIMAL, from the coding sequence ATGATTTTAAATTTTATTATCTTTTTTGTCTTTTTAATCATTGCTGCGATGGGCTTTCGCAGAGGAATATGGCTGAGTACCTTGCACTTCCTGGCAACGTTAGCCTCTTTGTTTATCGCAGCAAGCTTCTATCATCCGATTGCAGAGCGACTCGAATTATTCTTGCCGTTTCCTAAGACACAAGCAGCATTAACGCATTATTATATTGAATATTCTCATATACATTTGCGATTTGAAGCGATAGCAGCATTTATTTTCATCTTTATTATCAGCAAGTTTATTTTATATCTTATTTTGACGGTATTTGATAAAATGACGTATATCAATAACATGACGCTATTCAGCCGAATTGCAGGAGTGATACTGAGCTTTGTGAGTTCAACTGCTGTGTTGCTGCCGGTATTATATATGTGCAGTCTCTATCCGAGTGTCTGGATTCAAAGTCAGTTCGCACACTCAATCATTGCGCAACTAATTTTGTTCCACACCCCATATTTATCAACGTTGATAATGGCATTATAA